The segment AGAAAGGCAGTGAGACTTCTGGATGAGATGTCTGAGAAAAGGTTGGTCCCAAGTCACGTGACATACAACATTTTGATGGCTGGATATTGCCAAGAAGGTAACCCAAGGGCAGCTGTTACTATTAGGAAAAGAATGGAGAAGGAAGGAAAGCATCCAAATGTTGTCACTTACAACGTGTTGATTAAAGGTTTCTGTCAGAAAGATAAGCTGGAAGAAGCAAATGCTCTTTTGAACGAGATGTTGGAAAAAGGATTGGTACCCAACAGAATTACCTATGACATTATCAGAGAAGAAATGATAGACAAGGGATTTGTCCCTGACATAGATGGACACCTCTACAAGGATACTGTCAATTGTTAATTATGCTGGAGAAGTTTGAGAGTGGTCTAATCGATTCgttctgtcatttttatttcatgtaCTTTGTTTTTCTGGAGGGTGTCTTTGTGGCTCATGATTACATTGCAAGACAGGTATGTGCTTTtattctcctctcttgctttcGGTTTTGGTTTGCAGTAGTTAAATGTATGAGGTAGATGGAGGTTAATcacattttcataaatttttctttgtgtAGATCAAGGgtttgataattatattaataccTATTCATGAGTGCAATCAGCAGAGGACTTTTCTGCTTCCCCATGAAAGATGATCTTCTGTGATCAGACACAGTTTCAACTGGAATGGCAGGTTAATTGTATGACGCCTTCTTTAATTCTTGTTTTTCAGTTTTCTTATTACAATCCACTGTGCTCGTGTGAGATAAGAGTATTATTAGTATGACACCAAGGTGGTGCTGTCAAATATTTACAATGTACCAACAGAATATCCCTTCCCATCCTTAAATGGATTCTATGAGTTCTATCATTGATTCAGCTTCAGTTACAAAATAATGTATACACTCAAAAGGAAATACAAGTGAATAATTCATCTTGATCTTCTGAATAGAGTTCCCTTGATCTTTAGAACACTTGAGAGTTTCACGTCTCCTAACTGTCCAAGGATGCGAATAATTCAAAGATGAAATACtactactccctccgtcccatttATGTGGCACAcattcctttttagtttgtccCAGAAAGAATGTCACCTTTTCTATACCTTGAAATAACTTAACTTCAAAGTTCCCTTTATACccttaataaaatgatttataacaAGACAATTATCTATCTAAGGTTTATTTTAGACCACAAATTTTGAAagtcttcctttctttcttaaactttgcGCCTAGTCAAGCGGTGACACATTAACTAGGGCAGAGGGAGTAAATGATTTGGTAATTCACTACTTAGCTGATGAATTAGATTCCACGGTGGACCTATTTTCTCTTGTAAACAAATTTGTATGTTCATTTGCTTAATTACCTCCGTTCATACTTCCACAAAATGTATCATCACTATCCTTAAAGTCCAGAATGTAACACAAGTGTGCTTGGTGAAATGGACTCTTTacatcaatataaatatataactaCATGTATAAAAGCATCTACAATATCTTCATAAAAGgaaattatacaaaaacagcaTTGTGCTATGGTCGATTGTGACTTATACGTATGGATACAATAAATGACAGAATGAAGCAACTGCttataaatgcaaaaaaaagGGGATAATAACCTAAACATCAACTATTAAGCCTATTGACCTAATAGGAGCATGTTACTATCTTCATCTTACTAAGTGAATCTCCAGTTTGTAGATGATTTAATTTAGAAGCAGCTGGTGTTCCCTACTCATTCATTGTCTTTAATCCAAGAATAGTTGATATATTTTCAGGGTTCATGGCTGTGGGAGTTGGAATACGACTTTTGACTTTgtttttcccagtttagtaatGTCTTGCCATTTCTTATAGAAGGATGCTTGTCTTCATCTATGTATTATCCTTTCAATTCAGGAAGTTTGTTCTTAACTAATTAAGAAGCTATAATACCTATCCTAAAAGTTCTGATTTAACCCTTTTCTGATATCATGGTTGATCGTCTCTTTACTGTATTCTAGCTTGTCCATGGGAAAATCATAGTTTGTTGCTGTTGCTTTGATGTTACATTTAAAGTATGCTTAAATATTTTAGGCTCTATGcctgaaattacatttttacgcTGACAGGTACATCATGAGTTTGCGTGGCTCAGGCATTTCATGAAAGAAAAATCTGTGGCCGTTGTTTCCAGAGTTCAAAGATTGCTGGTGGATCCTTGTCTTGTTGACCACCTTCCACAATGTGATTTAAGGTGTCTGACCTAGCGAGAGAATGCTCGTCTGGTTGCGAGTTCTTGCGTTGAACCCCATAAAAATCTACTCTATTATACCTGGTAAGACGTTTTGATCTGATCGGGGTTTGGGGAAAATCACTATCACTGAGGTTTCGATGATAGATATATTAAATAGCAGTCTTGAAGAGAATTGTTAGACTGAAGTAGGGGGAGGGGGGGATATTGGAGGAGGCAATCTTTGTTATTTATTCAAAGAAAGTGCAGGATTAGGAGTTGGTTTTTTGCAAatagtatataatttctcttatCTGCTCAGTGTAACATGAAATCTGTTCACAGAAATAAAAATCCTCAATTTTTTCCAGGTAATCTGTTTTGTACTGTACTAATGTATATGAGAATTCCAATTGCTTTATAAAAGAAAGTATCCAATACATCATACATGatgtaatttgataaaaaattacaaagaaaTACTAACTAAACATCATCAGTTCTTGTGAAGAGTCCCACAGGTCTTCCCTTTAAAGGGATGGATGGTGTCTTTAATATAGCCTGAATAACTCTTGAGTTAACTTTTGAGGTTGAGTTACGTACAAGATTCATCTATTTAACCGTTTCTACTAACATTGGTCTAGAAATGCCTATAAAACGACCCTTCCAATTGTTAAGTCATAGTGGCAACTTCACCTCGTGCATCCTTTGGTTGTGAGCCCTGCCTAGTGAGAGGACCCCACTTTCGCGCTAATCCCTCTCCCCCTGTGCTGAGCACCACTACATATTCAGTACAACACAATTAGGGCACAAGTAGTATTCTACTGACAGAAACATATAGAaccattttaatttcttattatagGGGAAAATGTTTAATTTTACCTTAAACGTTTATGATTTATCTTATATAGAATTTATATGTAAGTTTTTGGTTCATAGGAGCCTACCGTTACCTTGCATCTAAATTATGCTTCTCCCATTAACGTTTTCAATGTAAAAAAAGGATTCAACCATGTAAGAGTGTTTAGTCTGACCTTTTTAATTGTATAAGAAtacatttgaaaattttcagttatatttaacaaaaaattgtttgtcTATGTAATTTCACTGGAACAAATATTAAGAGTCGATCTGGACAATCGTCAATGAAATTATAGGAAGAAATGACCAAAAAAACGGAGAGTAAATTTAAGACAATTCGAAtgcttcataaataaaattcattttttccttttctactAATACACTTTTGACTTGGTCCATGCACATCGTTTGATTGTAGATACATggtattttctctttttatttttattttttatattatatttttttagagttaatttgacttattttaaatattaaattagattatattaattcattaaatagaaaatttagatatttaagaattatatgaaaaaatgcTATACATTGCAATTTTTTACAAATCAAcgtgatgaaaaaatatatcttaaaatgttagtcaaaatttttaaaatttgactctagaaatgaaaaatatgacaATTAATAGTGGACGGAAAAAGTATTTGTCAACGGAACTTtgcaaaattattatttaatttaaattagtcgaacaatcattattttcatttgttttaaaataattgctATCTTAAAAGTTTAAGATAAAAATAACACTTATTAAACAATATGAATAATTTAGTAAACGGCaattattttagaataaatGTATATAGTAAACGGCAATTATTAAGTGGATagaaaaatttgttttaaaacaatttcagctatacatttattttctatctacttaataatattcaattttaaagagatattaaatatgaataatttagTAAACGGCGCATTATATTTAGATTACAATTTCTTAATCAACGTATGtgatatgaaaaaattgtttctaGAAGCTTTTTCTAAAGATAGGGCAGCTCTTCTTTTTTAGTAGTTCCATGCACGCATCAAAATTTGTCTTTTTCAATCAAAGGAAATATTCAATCTAAatcatttaacttattttattataatataagagAACTCATTTATTTGACATCAAAAAAgattattatgaaaataatatacttttttatttagtgGAATAAATATTATTGCTACAACACTAATATAACTATTTAAGCATGAATTAAAATtaacagaaaataattataaattcgAGATTCATCTAATCTGAGCCTTAAACAATTAAGAATTATTATGTCCaaatcaaacatcaaataaattagtaataaaattCAGTTCTATCCTAATCTATCTTTTCGCGCCATTCATCCGTTGCAACACTTATCCAATTCAACCAACTTTgacattatttaaaatattataagtattaTCCTTTTGATTGGatattattttgtcattttgaaTTTCTTAGTGAAATGTTTTTGAGATTAGATTGTTCCATAACTGCAACTGCCACTatcattttactaaaaaaataaattatatcaacTCATTTATATGAGTTTAATCACCTAGAAATAATTGGGAAAAAAAGTAGACATCTTGAATAtgatataaatatgttttttatttgattaagtatgaattcttcatttccttttaaacaaaattaaaggaaaaattgtcAACTTTTCAATTATATGTTTCCTTCTCTTTATTCAATGTTTCAAAGTCTCATTATATTTTTCAGATTCTCAGTATATGCTTTGGAActtaaaaagtattttgattGGTAATGAGTTCGGTAATAACTTACAAAATATTTCGTTTAATTTGCTTGTATTGATTTGACTGAACGtaagtttaataaaataagtatttcgttcgtttcattttatttgatattaaatttttttaatttaaattttttttttatctagtaaatatttaaatgtataatttttcttttatccttaTTGGTCcaacttaattttataatacattcatgagaagaaagaaaaatgagttacttttttaaatggcaatttgataaatatttcaaagtcttaattatttcttaaattttgtgtcgGATCAAATGTtgtcatataaaatgagacagaGGAAATACTATCTTAAtgaattattgttattgttttcttttttaaattcaaatgataataattttaatttacattttacGATATATATTTCCAACATATTGATAttcgaaaaaattaaaatttttagtgcttttcatatagtttttgaatatataattttttttgaaacattgAATTAATGCAATCTAATTTTGCTTTAAAAATTggttaaattgatttttgaaaaagcaacataacaattaaaaatggacatagaaaataagatttttgaattttgtgatgtcaaattcaaaaatacatatattgattgttttaattttttgtaatttcagATACTCTAtcgtctcattttatatgtaattcttttctataaataattggactataatacttattattttataaaatttatgtatcaattatcatattttacctattatatCCTTAATAGTATAGTTAGTTACTCTTGAAAAACTTGacttaaaaacattaaataaaatataagaataaaattacaatatttttttaaaaaatattagtataaaataaaaaaataacatataaaatagaTAAGATTGAAAGGTGTATAATACTTGTGTTGAAAATTAAAGAGTTTCAATAGAGTTGAGTTTAGTCAATAGAGTTATCTGATATATTAATCGCTGATAAAAGGTCATAAATATCCATAAAATCAAGTTTTAAGTGCTCGAAAACTGACCTGTACATCGAAATTCGAAACAATGTATCCAatgaatattttgtatttttttagagGTGTGCATTACATTTGTCATGATGAACATTCTTCTCGCCTTCAAACTATCTACACCACTCTAAAAAACACCTTTCAAAGGTTGAGTAACgtaatcttcttcttcttctccgcctccaaataaataaataaatataaactttCTGGTTTCCCCATATTAATCTCTTCCTTAATCGTCTCTACCTACCATTTTTGTCTTTTCACCTTCTTCTTGATTCTTTTTTCCCCCCTTCTTTCATCAATCCACCTTTGTTCATTGTCACAAAAAAGATTGCCTTTTTTGCGACAACCCCATTATCtcaatttttcacatttttctgAAGTTGTTGTTTGTACtatttattttgagaaattttcaaGGTGGGTAATTTACTTTCTGGGGTTGTTgctgattttgattttttcaatgaCAATGAATTTGGGGTTTCTTTAGTTAGGAATCAATCTATGATCTCTGCCATTTCCATCACTTTTTTAGGCGATTGTTTTCGTCAATCTTTCTCTGTGCTGTTTCTCtaccatttttatgatttttcatgaatagaaataaatatccactgaaaaagtattttttttctaaaaaaagaaaaaattgttgaagaatagacttttttattttatttgtgttgGCACTCTTGAAATCATAGATTTGGGGTACTGTTGATTTATattggagagaaaaaaaaatgtcaccTTTAAGGCAGAGTGCTAGTTCATCTGCATCAGATGATGATCAAAGGTATGCAGGAATGGatgagaagaagaggaaaaggaTGATTTCCAACAGGGAATCTGCGAGGCGATCGAGGATGAAGAAGCAGAAGCTTCTGCAAGATTTGACAGGGGAAGTGAGCAGATTACAGGGTGCAAATAAGAATATTGTGTCTAAGATTGATGAGACAACAGAAAGATATGCAATTTGTGCGGCACAGAACAATGTGTTGAGGGCACAAGCAATGGAATTGACTGATAGGCTCAGGTATTTAAATGATGTTATTGACAGTACTGGTTTGGCTGCTGATGTTGCTGATCCTTTGTTGAAGCCATTGCAGAATCCTTGTGCAATGCAGCCTATTGCTTCATCAGgattgtttaaattttaatcgTTGTAATGGCTTGTTTGGATAGCGTTGCTTCCATTAGTCTATATTCTAGTAGTTTCCTTGGATGGTAATGTCATGTTAGTTATGCCTTTGTTGGTTATGTTTTAGTGTCTGCTTACTCTTTTTTAACCATGTAAATACCAAGAATTAGCTTGGAGTTGTTGAATCGGATGTTTGTATCTTACCGACTGGTCTTTGTTTACGATGATATTTACAATGAGGGATAATTGATTTGTCATATCATCTCTGTTATTGAGAATTCAGGTTATGATCCTAGTGAAAGCTATCGTGAATTGACTAGTTTTACATTGGTCACAAAGTCCTCCTTTATCCATTATTAAGAATGGCAACTGTTTGGATTTTGAAGAGCAGTAGTAGCTTGTCATGTTTACGATGATATTTACAATGAGGGATAACTGATGTGTCATGTCATGGCTGATATTGAGAATTCAGGTAAGGATCATAGTGAAAGCTACCATGAATTGACTAGTTTTACATTGGTCGCAAAGTCTTCCTTTATCCATTATTGAGAATGGCAACTGTACGGTTGTTCAAGAGCAGTAGTAgttgttattattgtgttgTCAATGCTGTCAATATCCTTCCTGGTAGCATACATGATTATCTCGCTTGCCCTCAAGTCTGTCTGGTGCCTTTTGGTTTAGGCTGTTTGGTTTTTGAAGAGCAGTAGTAGATTGTATTGTTGTATTGTTACTGCTGTCAATGTCCTTGGTAGCACGAGTGATTATTTCGCTTGCCCTCAGTCCTTCTAGTGCCTTTTGGTTCAGGTAATCCGTAGGTTCAGTAAGTGCAGCAAAGCATGCATAAGTTACAAGAGGGGTGGGGGCCGGTGTCGTTTCCCTCTTTTTCAGGAAAGCTGCCTCCAAATGGTGTCAACTGTAATAGAATGTAGCTAGATAACTGGTGCCGCAAGATCCAGAATATATGGGATGGATTACATTGAACTAGATGAACTTTCCCTTGCCAAGTTTTAGCCTCAAAGTAGGAGTAACTGTGGTTTGAGGTCAAGTGCTCTTCACATAGAGATACACTCATTGGTGACCGAACCCTCAGACAAAATTGCTGAGGAGAAAGCAATAGTATTCAACTTGTGCCCGAACTACACAGTGCATTCCTTCTCTAGTGCTATTACTATTgtgacaacaacaacatatccaattAAATCCCACAAGTGAGGGTAGACCTTACTACTACCTCGTGAAGGTGTGGAGAGACTGTTTCCGAAATTAGGATTAGGATAGTTTTTGCGTTCAATTTCTTTCATTGAATGAATTTCAGATATTTCTTGTCTGATCAATCTAGAAAATCAATGGTTATATCGAACTTTTTCCTGCATAAGCAGAATATAACATCAACATGATGATATGTACAAAGTTTATACTAAGTAGTAATTCACAGAAGTTCCGGACTACTTCTGGTTGATCTGCTATGACATTATTTCCATTGTTGCAAAGAATTTTATCTGGAGGAAACTGATTCTTGTTATTTACTCAGATTATTGCTTATAtcaaccatatatatatatatatgtaatattcACGTTTGAGCTTAGGTGGACTCTTGGCCATTGAGTGTTATATACTCCCTTGTGTCTTTGTATATTCGGGAGTACTTTAGCATCATAATAGTCAACCGTCAATGATGAAAACCCATGTTAATTCTATTTGTTGAGCTGGAAACAAAGAGTAATTGTGACACGAAAGAACATATTGACTACACTTTAGAACTAGTAATAATTAAACGTTTTGCAAAGAGAACCACAAATTTGAGAAAACTAGTGACCTCATTTTAAAGGTTCAACTTCTTTTCTATACAGAAAATGGAAAGGTAACTCTATCATGAACATATTATAGATCATTCGGTAATGCAACAAATTTGTAGTACCATAGAAAAAGATTTCAGCAATTTTGGCTTAAAAGCAGCTTAAATAAGTCTATCCAAATAGGCTctgaaaaatacaatatttgatttttaaattttgtataaacACTACAGTATTTGGTTTGCAACTACAAACTTTCCACTGCTAATACTTTTCGAAAGCataatgcaaatttataaaattttaaaataatttcttaaagtaATAAATTCAATTAACGGGAAAATCGTATAAAACAgtaaatcattaattaaaattaatgttaTAACCACAGTTCGATTTAATTCTAATTCATAGCAAATACTTTGTCATTCGTCTCCCTTCTTTTCTCGCCACTCTCTCTTTCTCGCCTCTCCCACTTTAtgcaaacacaaatgtataaactatatttgtgtttgtataaaaaccGAGAAAAAactgtatatacaaatacatacataactttttgtcttatacacttgtaattatacaatacaaattttCTACTGTTCAAATCTTTTCtctttctcactttatacaaacacaagttacacaaaaaaaatactttcttattttcatacagTTTTCAAATATATGCTTATACAATTGAGTTTTCTTTTGTAtaagtataccaaaatatacatattaatagtCATTACAAACTTAAAATTTGCAACATAATTAtgcaaattatatttataacatacaaatataatttttatatttgctaaatctaaaatttattcGGTTATTAATAGACCTTTTTTTTCATGGAGTAGAAAGTGAATACACTGGTATGTCACGGGAGAGTATGGGTGGGCATAAATATCGAAAAACCAAAAAATCGAATTGAACCAAAAAATTTCGATTCTTCGATGTTTTGTGGAACTTCGATTCTTTGTTCGGAGTTCGGTGCAATAGTCCCCAAACTACGATGTACTGAAGAATCGAAGTTTTATTTActagatttaaaaatatttaaattatattgcttaattaataatagttatacacttttgaattttctc is part of the Solanum lycopersicum chromosome 1, SLM_r2.1 genome and harbors:
- the abz1 gene encoding anaerobic basic leucine zipper protein, which produces MSPLRQSASSSASDDDQRYAGMDEKKRKRMISNRESARRSRMKKQKLLQDLTGEVSRLQGANKNIVSKIDETTERYAICAAQNNVLRAQAMELTDRLRYLNDVIDSTGLAADVADPLLKPLQNPCAMQPIASSGLFKF